A genomic segment from Carassius auratus strain Wakin chromosome 25, ASM336829v1, whole genome shotgun sequence encodes:
- the LOC113043777 gene encoding transcription factor Maf-like yields the protein MASELAMSSSDLPTGPLAMEYVNDFDLMKFEVKKEPVEPDRSISQCNRLIAGGSLSSTPMSTPCSSVPPSPSFSAPSPGSGSEQKAHLEDFYWMTGYQQQLNPEALGFSPEDAVEALINSSHQLQSFDGYARGQQFSSAAGAGGAMAGEEMGSAAAVVSAVIAAAAAQNGTPHHHHHHHHHPGGHHPTPGMQSNGNPASHQHMHLDDRFSDEQLVTMSVRELNRQLRGVSKEEVIRLKQKRRTLKNRGYAQSCRYKRVQQRHVLEGEKTQLLQQVDHLKQEISRLARERDAYKEKYEKLISSGFRENGSSSDNNPSSPEFFMTSRKFLHL from the coding sequence ATGGCATCAGAACTGGCAATGAGCAGCTCCGACCTGCCCACCGGTCCCCTGGCCATGGAATATGTTAATGACTTcgatctgatgaagtttgaagtgAAAAAGGAGCCGGTGGAGCCCGATCGCAGCATCAGCCAGTGCAACCGCCTGATCGCCGGGGGATCCCTGTCTTCCACCCCGATGAGCACGCCTTGCAGCTCGGTTCCCCCTTCCCCAAGCTTCTCGGCGCCCAGTCCGGGCTCCGGGAGCGAGCAGAAGGCGCACCTGGAGGATTTCTACTGGATGACCGGCTACCAACAGCAGCTCAACCCAGAGGCTTTGGGCTTCAGCCCCGAGGACGCGGTGGAGGCGCTGATCAACAGCAGTCACCAGCTCCAGAGCTTCGACGGATATGCTAGAGGGCAGCAGTTCAGCAGCGCAGCCGGGGCGGGAGGCGCCATGGCCGGCGAGGAGATGGGATCCGCCGCCGCGGTGGTCTCCGCGGTCATCGCGGCCGCCGCAGCCCAGAACGGGacaccccaccaccaccaccatcaccaccaccacccgGGCGGCCACCATCCGACGCCCGGGATGCAGTCCAACGGCAACCCCGCCAGCCACCAGCACATGCACCTGGACGACCGCTTCTCGGACGAGCAGCTGGTGACCATGTCCGTGCGCGAGCTCAACCGGCAGCTGCGGGGGGTCAGCAAAGAGGAGGTGATCCGGCTCAAACAGAAGAGGAGAACCCTCAAAAACAGAGGCTATGCCCAGTCGTGTCGCTACAAGCGGGTGCAGCAGAGGCACGTCCTGGAGGGCGAGAAGACCCAGCTGCTGCAGCAGGTGGACCACCTCAAGCAGGAGATCTCCAGACTGGCGCGCGAGAGGGACGCGTACAAGGAGAAGTACGAGAAGCTCATCAGCAGCGGCTTCAGAGAAAACGGCTCGAGCAGCGACAACAACCCGTCGTCCCCGGAGTTTTTCAT